One stretch of Desulfomonile tiedjei DNA includes these proteins:
- a CDS encoding AhpC/TSA family protein, whose translation MSLTEELAKYREGSRNRIPGEKLAVMDRAAGELEQSGILDKCLRAGDAAPEFVLPNAENKPISLAGLLAAGPVVLSFYRGGWUPYCILELRSLQLALPRIKEHGGTVLAISPETPESANSTVQKSGVTFDVLSDQGNRVARRFGLVFQLPEDLRTVYESFKIDLKATNADDAFELPLTATYVIDRDGKIRMAFLDTDYTKRWDPEEIISAFSEMARES comes from the coding sequence ATGTCCCTGACAGAAGAACTGGCGAAGTATCGAGAAGGATCGCGAAATCGGATTCCCGGCGAGAAATTGGCTGTAATGGACCGAGCTGCCGGGGAACTTGAGCAATCCGGGATTCTGGACAAGTGCCTGAGGGCTGGAGACGCCGCGCCGGAATTCGTTTTGCCTAATGCCGAGAACAAACCGATTTCCTTGGCCGGCTTGTTGGCCGCGGGCCCTGTGGTTCTTAGTTTCTACCGAGGAGGATGGTGACCGTACTGCATTCTGGAGCTGCGGTCATTGCAGCTCGCGTTGCCGAGGATTAAAGAGCATGGTGGGACTGTCCTGGCCATTTCGCCCGAAACCCCCGAGAGCGCCAATTCAACGGTCCAGAAAAGCGGGGTGACTTTTGATGTGCTCAGCGATCAAGGGAACCGTGTAGCCAGACGATTCGGACTTGTATTCCAACTCCCCGAGGACCTGCGAACCGTCTATGAGAGTTTCAAGATCGATCTGAAAGCTACAAACGCGGACGACGCGTTTGAGCTTCCATTGACCGCCACTTATGTGATCGATAGAGATGGAAAGATTCGAATGGCCTTTTTGGACACGGATTACACCAAGCGTTGGGACCCTGAAGAGATAATTTCCGCTTTCTCGGAGATGGCGCGGGAATCGTGA
- a CDS encoding EamA family transporter: MISSSTKGYLCVMIAAVLWASSGTAGKALFQGGITPFDLVQLRVTFASLILAGAFTLFARPLFRIRFRDIGYFIVLGGLIMALVQITYFYAISKIQVMAAILLQYLAPVLVAVFAILFWGEKPKWYKIVALIAAIGGCYLVVGGYNLQLLQMNRLGILGGLAGAVCYAAYALFGEWAMHKYSPWTVVFYSLVFAAVTWHLIHPPFKYLHATYDWTQWAGLLYIVVMGTIVPFGLYFVGINFIRSTRAMITATLEPICAGFMAYFALGEKLEPLQLAGAAMVIGAIVLLQLQRELDERTPALIRESATRP; encoded by the coding sequence ATGATTTCAAGTTCAACAAAAGGTTACCTGTGTGTGATGATTGCAGCGGTTTTGTGGGCGTCTTCGGGGACCGCGGGCAAAGCGCTCTTTCAAGGCGGCATCACGCCTTTTGACCTCGTCCAGCTCCGGGTGACATTTGCATCTCTGATCCTGGCCGGGGCTTTTACACTGTTCGCTCGCCCCTTGTTCAGGATTCGATTCCGTGACATCGGCTACTTCATTGTGCTTGGCGGGCTGATCATGGCCCTGGTGCAAATCACGTATTTCTATGCCATCAGCAAGATCCAGGTTATGGCTGCGATACTCCTCCAATACTTGGCGCCAGTATTGGTGGCGGTTTTTGCCATCCTTTTTTGGGGCGAAAAGCCCAAGTGGTACAAAATAGTCGCGTTGATAGCCGCAATTGGAGGATGTTACCTGGTGGTCGGCGGTTACAATCTTCAGCTGCTCCAGATGAACCGCCTGGGAATACTGGGCGGCCTGGCCGGGGCCGTATGCTACGCGGCATACGCCCTGTTCGGAGAATGGGCCATGCACAAGTATTCTCCCTGGACGGTGGTCTTTTATTCCCTGGTCTTTGCCGCTGTGACGTGGCATTTGATCCACCCGCCATTCAAATATTTACACGCCACGTATGACTGGACCCAGTGGGCAGGACTGCTCTACATTGTGGTGATGGGCACTATTGTGCCGTTCGGGCTTTACTTCGTGGGGATAAACTTCATCAGGTCAACAAGGGCCATGATCACAGCTACGCTGGAGCCGATCTGCGCGGGTTTCATGGCCTACTTCGCACTCGGCGAGAAGTTGGAGCCGCTCCAGTTGGCAGGCGCGGCCATGGTAATCGGGGCCATTGTCTTGCTCCAGCTCCAGCGAGAGCTGGACGAACGGACCCCTGCACTGATCAGAGAGAGCGCGACCAGACCCTAG